Proteins encoded within one genomic window of Pantoea sp. Aalb:
- a CDS encoding phosphoglycerate mutase family protein: MKKELILIRHGHSEWQAGITCNKDSHLTEKGILEAKNLYKNFSKYTDIKNFFIISSPLHRVVETVKIVLPIDSFLNVVFDDSFKEASFHVRGSLQLSNCFFPVNKNKVNKEYLFFKSKIKISLCKLFSSYKRIIIFTHGGVIKTIIRLYCGSDTFCIEIDNCSITHFFNEKGIWLLKKVNFIF; this comes from the coding sequence ATGAAAAAAGAACTTATTCTTATTAGACATGGTCATTCAGAATGGCAAGCAGGAATAACTTGTAATAAGGATAGTCATCTTACTGAAAAAGGAATATTAGAAGCAAAAAACTTATATAAAAATTTTAGTAAATATACAGATATAAAAAATTTTTTTATTATCAGTAGCCCGTTACATCGTGTAGTTGAAACAGTAAAAATAGTTTTACCTATTGATAGTTTTTTAAATGTTGTTTTTGATGATAGCTTTAAAGAAGCTTCTTTCCATGTTAGAGGTAGTTTACAATTATCAAATTGTTTTTTTCCAGTCAATAAAAATAAAGTAAATAAAGAATATTTATTCTTTAAGTCTAAAATAAAGATTTCTTTATGTAAACTTTTTTCTAGTTATAAACGTATCATTATTTTTACTCATGGAGGTGTTATTAAAACTATAATACGTCTTTATTGTGGTTCAGATACATTTTGTATAGAAATTGATAATTGTTCAATTACTCATTTTTTTAATGAAAAAGGTATTTGGTTGTTAAAAAAGGTAAATTTTATTTTTTAA